A single Capricornis sumatraensis isolate serow.1 chromosome 20, serow.2, whole genome shotgun sequence DNA region contains:
- the SIGLEC10 gene encoding sialic acid-binding Ig-like lectin 10 isoform X7 has protein sequence MFLPLFLAMLWGGSQALDSFKLQVQEFVMVQEGLCVVVPCSVFYPSRGWSPTTPAYGFWFRDKTPKPSLPVATNKPGQEVDTDTQGRFQLLGDPSQSCSLLIREAHLEDSALYFFRFERGDYVKYNFMEYKFYLEVTELTFTPRPQDHNTELTCRVDFSGEGVSAENTVRLSVAYAPKDLVISISHTDEPDAPENLKVMVLKANRTALENLESGASLQVLEGQSLRLLCVAHSNPPARLSWARQGRTVSPSQPSDPGVLELPQIQTEQEGEFTCRAQNLLGSQNISLSLSVVYEKGLASGAFSSGISLGTGVTTLLFLCFILILVRTLRKKRTQGEAPRSRFSRRSTILDYINVIPKAGPLVSKQKAKPSSPSQPPPPDGHSTEARKNQKELHLVSHNCPGPKSSPQASEAENNQEELHYAVLNFPGLRPWETQRPEGTHPEYAEIQFH, from the exons ATGTTCCTGCCACTGTTCTTGGCCATGCTGTGGGGCG GGTCTCAGGCTCTGGACTCATTCAAGCTGCAGGTGCAGGAGTTTGTGATGGTGCAAGAAGGCCTGTGCGTGGTCGTGCCCTGCTCTGTCTTCTACCCCTCCAGAGGATGGAGTCCCACCACCCCAGCTTACGGCTTCTGGTTCAGAGACAAGACCCCCAAGCCTAGTCTGCCAGTGGCCACCAACAAGCCAGGTCAGGAAGTGGACACAGACACCCAGGGCCGATTCCAGCTCCTCGGTGATCCCAGTCAGAGCTGCTCCTTGCTCATCAGAGAGGCACACCTGGAGGACAGCGCACTGTACTTCTTCCGGTTCGAGAGAGGCGATTATGTGAAATATAATTTCATGGAATACAAGTTCTATCTGGAGGTGACAG AGCTCACCTTCACACCCAGACCCCAGGACCACAACACTGAGCTCACCTGCAGAGTGGACTtctctggagagggtgtgagcgCGGAGAACACCGTCCGGCTTAGCGTGGCCT ATGCCCCCAAAGACCTGGTTATCAGCATCTCCCACACCGATGAGCCAG ATGCCCCGGAGAACCTGAAAGTGATGGTCTTGAAAGCAAACCGCACAG CCCTGGAAAACTTGGAGAGTGGTGCATCTCTTCAGGTCCTGGAGGGCCAAAGCCTGCGTCTCCTCTGTGTCGCTCACAGCAACCCCCCCGCCCGGTTGAGCTGGGCCCGACAGGGACGGACTGTGAGCCCCTCCCAGCCCTCAGATCCCGGGGTCCTGGAGCTGCCTCAGATACAAACAGAGCAGGAAGGGGAGTTCACCTGCCGGGCTCAGAACCTGCTAGGCTCCCAAAATATCTCCCTGAGCCTCTCCGTGGTCT ATGAGAAGGGACTCGCCTCCGGGGCCTTCTCCAGCGGAATCTCTCTAGGGACTGGCGTCAccactctcctcttcctctgcttcATCCTGATCTT AGTGAGGACTCTGAGGAAGAAACGGACCCAGGGAGAG GCTCCGCGGTCCAGGTTCTCACGCAGGAGCACGATCCTGGATTACATCAACGTGATCCCTAAGGCCGGCCCCCTGGTGAGT AAACAGAAAGCCAAACCAAGCAGTccttcccagcctcctcctccagaTGGTCACTCCACAGAAGCCAGAAAGAACCAAAAGGAGCTCCATCTCGTCTCCCACAACTGTCCAGGACCCAAGTCATCCCCACAAGCCTCAGAAGCAGAGAACAACCAAGAGGAGCTCCATTACGCTGTCCTCAACTTCCCAGGCCTCAGACCATGGGAGACCCAGAGACCTGAGGGCACGCACCCAGAGTACGCTGAAATCCAGTTCCACTGA
- the SIGLEC10 gene encoding sialic acid-binding Ig-like lectin 10 isoform X6, giving the protein MFLPLFLAMLWGGSQALDSFKLQVQEFVMVQEGLCVVVPCSVFYPSRGWSPTTPAYGFWFRDKTPKPSLPVATNKPGQEVDTDTQGRFQLLGDPSQSCSLLIREAHLEDSALYFFRFERGDYVKYNFMEYKFYLEVTALTLKPEIYAPEILQPGHEVTLFCTFNWIFDECPVPTLSWIGNTVSPNEASPRPSYFSELTFTPRPQDHNTELTCRVDFSGEGVSAENTVRLSVAYAPKDLVISISHTDEPDAPENLKVMVLKANRTALENLESGASLQVLEGQSLRLLCVAHSNPPARLSWARQGRTVSPSQPSDPGVLELPQIQTEQEGEFTCRAQNLLGSQNISLSLSVVYEKGLASGAFSSGISLGTGVTTLLFLCFILILVRTLRKKRTQGEAPRSRFSRRSTILDYINVIPKAGPLVSKQKAKPSSPSQPPPPDGHSTEARKNQKELHLVSHNCPGPKSSPQASEAENNQEELHYAVLNFPGLRPWETQRPEGTHPEYAEIQFH; this is encoded by the exons ATGTTCCTGCCACTGTTCTTGGCCATGCTGTGGGGCG GGTCTCAGGCTCTGGACTCATTCAAGCTGCAGGTGCAGGAGTTTGTGATGGTGCAAGAAGGCCTGTGCGTGGTCGTGCCCTGCTCTGTCTTCTACCCCTCCAGAGGATGGAGTCCCACCACCCCAGCTTACGGCTTCTGGTTCAGAGACAAGACCCCCAAGCCTAGTCTGCCAGTGGCCACCAACAAGCCAGGTCAGGAAGTGGACACAGACACCCAGGGCCGATTCCAGCTCCTCGGTGATCCCAGTCAGAGCTGCTCCTTGCTCATCAGAGAGGCACACCTGGAGGACAGCGCACTGTACTTCTTCCGGTTCGAGAGAGGCGATTATGTGAAATATAATTTCATGGAATACAAGTTCTATCTGGAGGTGACAG CCCTGACACTGAAGCCGGAGATCTACGCCCCTGAGATCTTGCAGCCCGGGCACGAGGTGACGCTCTTCTGTACGTTTAACTGGATCTTTGACGAATGTCCGGTCCCTACTCTCTCTTGGATCGGGAACACCGTCTCCCCCAACGAGGCCAGCCCGAGACCTTCCTACTTCTCAGAGCTCACCTTCACACCCAGACCCCAGGACCACAACACTGAGCTCACCTGCAGAGTGGACTtctctggagagggtgtgagcgCGGAGAACACCGTCCGGCTTAGCGTGGCCT ATGCCCCCAAAGACCTGGTTATCAGCATCTCCCACACCGATGAGCCAG ATGCCCCGGAGAACCTGAAAGTGATGGTCTTGAAAGCAAACCGCACAG CCCTGGAAAACTTGGAGAGTGGTGCATCTCTTCAGGTCCTGGAGGGCCAAAGCCTGCGTCTCCTCTGTGTCGCTCACAGCAACCCCCCCGCCCGGTTGAGCTGGGCCCGACAGGGACGGACTGTGAGCCCCTCCCAGCCCTCAGATCCCGGGGTCCTGGAGCTGCCTCAGATACAAACAGAGCAGGAAGGGGAGTTCACCTGCCGGGCTCAGAACCTGCTAGGCTCCCAAAATATCTCCCTGAGCCTCTCCGTGGTCT ATGAGAAGGGACTCGCCTCCGGGGCCTTCTCCAGCGGAATCTCTCTAGGGACTGGCGTCAccactctcctcttcctctgcttcATCCTGATCTT AGTGAGGACTCTGAGGAAGAAACGGACCCAGGGAGAG GCTCCGCGGTCCAGGTTCTCACGCAGGAGCACGATCCTGGATTACATCAACGTGATCCCTAAGGCCGGCCCCCTGGTGAGT AAACAGAAAGCCAAACCAAGCAGTccttcccagcctcctcctccagaTGGTCACTCCACAGAAGCCAGAAAGAACCAAAAGGAGCTCCATCTCGTCTCCCACAACTGTCCAGGACCCAAGTCATCCCCACAAGCCTCAGAAGCAGAGAACAACCAAGAGGAGCTCCATTACGCTGTCCTCAACTTCCCAGGCCTCAGACCATGGGAGACCCAGAGACCTGAGGGCACGCACCCAGAGTACGCTGAAATCCAGTTCCACTGA
- the SIGLEC10 gene encoding sialic acid-binding Ig-like lectin 10 isoform X3, with amino-acid sequence MFLPLFLAMLWGGSQALDSFKLQVQEFVMVQEGLCVVVPCSVFYPSRGWSPTTPAYGFWFRDKTPKPSLPVATNKPGQEVDTDTQGRFQLLGDPSQSCSLLIREAHLEDSALYFFRFERGDYVKYNFMEYKFYLEVTALTLKPEIYAPEILQPGHEVTLFCTFNWIFDECPVPTLSWIGNTVSPNEASPRPSYFSELTFTPRPQDHNTELTCRVDFSGEGVSAENTVRLSVAYAPKDLVISISHTDEPALEPEGESPHLEVQKGQSLRLLCTADSLPLATLSWTLQDRVLSWSHPLGSTALELALPRVKAEDAGRYTCRAENRLGFLSRSLDLSVQYAPENLKVMVLKANRTALENLESGASLQVLEGQSLRLLCVAHSNPPARLSWARQGRTVSPSQPSDPGVLELPQIQTEQEGEFTCRAQNLLGSQNISLSLSVVYEKGLASGAFSSGISLGTGVTTLLFLCFILILVRTLRKKRTQGEAPRSRFSRRSTILDYINVIPKAGPLVSKQKAKPSSPSQPPPPDGHSTEARKNQKELHLVSHNCPGPKSSPQASEAENNQEELHYAVLNFPGLRPWETQRPEGTHPEYAEIQFH; translated from the exons ATGTTCCTGCCACTGTTCTTGGCCATGCTGTGGGGCG GGTCTCAGGCTCTGGACTCATTCAAGCTGCAGGTGCAGGAGTTTGTGATGGTGCAAGAAGGCCTGTGCGTGGTCGTGCCCTGCTCTGTCTTCTACCCCTCCAGAGGATGGAGTCCCACCACCCCAGCTTACGGCTTCTGGTTCAGAGACAAGACCCCCAAGCCTAGTCTGCCAGTGGCCACCAACAAGCCAGGTCAGGAAGTGGACACAGACACCCAGGGCCGATTCCAGCTCCTCGGTGATCCCAGTCAGAGCTGCTCCTTGCTCATCAGAGAGGCACACCTGGAGGACAGCGCACTGTACTTCTTCCGGTTCGAGAGAGGCGATTATGTGAAATATAATTTCATGGAATACAAGTTCTATCTGGAGGTGACAG CCCTGACACTGAAGCCGGAGATCTACGCCCCTGAGATCTTGCAGCCCGGGCACGAGGTGACGCTCTTCTGTACGTTTAACTGGATCTTTGACGAATGTCCGGTCCCTACTCTCTCTTGGATCGGGAACACCGTCTCCCCCAACGAGGCCAGCCCGAGACCTTCCTACTTCTCAGAGCTCACCTTCACACCCAGACCCCAGGACCACAACACTGAGCTCACCTGCAGAGTGGACTtctctggagagggtgtgagcgCGGAGAACACCGTCCGGCTTAGCGTGGCCT ATGCCCCCAAAGACCTGGTTATCAGCATCTCCCACACCGATGAGCCAG cTCTGGAGCCTGAGGGAGAGAGCCCACACCTGGAAGTCCAGAAAGGCCAGTCCCTGCGGCTGCTCTGTACCGCGGACAGTTTGCCGCTGGCCACACTGAGCTGGACTCTGCAGGACAGAGTCCTCTCTTGGTCCCACCCCTTGGGCTCCACAGCTCTGGAGCTGGCGCTGCCCAGGGTGAAAGCCGAGGATGCGGGTCGCTATACCTGCCGGGCTGAGAACAGGCTTGGCTTCCTGAGCCGCAGCCTGGACCTCTCAGTGCAGT ATGCCCCGGAGAACCTGAAAGTGATGGTCTTGAAAGCAAACCGCACAG CCCTGGAAAACTTGGAGAGTGGTGCATCTCTTCAGGTCCTGGAGGGCCAAAGCCTGCGTCTCCTCTGTGTCGCTCACAGCAACCCCCCCGCCCGGTTGAGCTGGGCCCGACAGGGACGGACTGTGAGCCCCTCCCAGCCCTCAGATCCCGGGGTCCTGGAGCTGCCTCAGATACAAACAGAGCAGGAAGGGGAGTTCACCTGCCGGGCTCAGAACCTGCTAGGCTCCCAAAATATCTCCCTGAGCCTCTCCGTGGTCT ATGAGAAGGGACTCGCCTCCGGGGCCTTCTCCAGCGGAATCTCTCTAGGGACTGGCGTCAccactctcctcttcctctgcttcATCCTGATCTT AGTGAGGACTCTGAGGAAGAAACGGACCCAGGGAGAG GCTCCGCGGTCCAGGTTCTCACGCAGGAGCACGATCCTGGATTACATCAACGTGATCCCTAAGGCCGGCCCCCTGGTGAGT AAACAGAAAGCCAAACCAAGCAGTccttcccagcctcctcctccagaTGGTCACTCCACAGAAGCCAGAAAGAACCAAAAGGAGCTCCATCTCGTCTCCCACAACTGTCCAGGACCCAAGTCATCCCCACAAGCCTCAGAAGCAGAGAACAACCAAGAGGAGCTCCATTACGCTGTCCTCAACTTCCCAGGCCTCAGACCATGGGAGACCCAGAGACCTGAGGGCACGCACCCAGAGTACGCTGAAATCCAGTTCCACTGA
- the SIGLEC10 gene encoding sialic acid-binding Ig-like lectin 10 isoform X2 has translation MFLPLFLAMLWGGSQALDSFKLQVQEFVMVQEGLCVVVPCSVFYPSRGWSPTTPAYGFWFRDKTPKPSLPVATNKPGQEVDTDTQGRFQLLGDPSQSCSLLIREAHLEDSALYFFRFERGDYVKYNFMEYKFYLEVTELTFTPRPQDHNTELTCRVDFSGEGVSAENTVRLSVAYAPKDLVISISHTDEPALEPEGESPHLEVQKGQSLRLLCTADSLPLATLSWTLQDRVLSWSHPLGSTALELALPRVKAEDAGRYTCRAENRLGFLSRSLDLSVQYAPENLKVMVLKANRTALENLESGASLQVLEGQSLRLLCVAHSNPPARLSWARQGRTVSPSQPSDPGVLELPQIQTEQEGEFTCRAQNLLGSQNISLSLSVVSPPQLLGPSCSQEDEGLRCSCSSRARPAPSLRWRLGEGLLEGELSNASFEVASSSAGPWANSSLSLREGLSSGLRLSCEALNGHGAQSGSVLLLPDEKGLASGAFSSGISLGTGVTTLLFLCFILILVRTLRKKRTQGEAPRSRFSRRSTILDYINVIPKAGPLVSKQKAKPSSPSQPPPPDGHSTEARKNQKELHLVSHNCPGPKSSPQASEAENNQEELHYAVLNFPGLRPWETQRPEGTHPEYAEIQFH, from the exons ATGTTCCTGCCACTGTTCTTGGCCATGCTGTGGGGCG GGTCTCAGGCTCTGGACTCATTCAAGCTGCAGGTGCAGGAGTTTGTGATGGTGCAAGAAGGCCTGTGCGTGGTCGTGCCCTGCTCTGTCTTCTACCCCTCCAGAGGATGGAGTCCCACCACCCCAGCTTACGGCTTCTGGTTCAGAGACAAGACCCCCAAGCCTAGTCTGCCAGTGGCCACCAACAAGCCAGGTCAGGAAGTGGACACAGACACCCAGGGCCGATTCCAGCTCCTCGGTGATCCCAGTCAGAGCTGCTCCTTGCTCATCAGAGAGGCACACCTGGAGGACAGCGCACTGTACTTCTTCCGGTTCGAGAGAGGCGATTATGTGAAATATAATTTCATGGAATACAAGTTCTATCTGGAGGTGACAG AGCTCACCTTCACACCCAGACCCCAGGACCACAACACTGAGCTCACCTGCAGAGTGGACTtctctggagagggtgtgagcgCGGAGAACACCGTCCGGCTTAGCGTGGCCT ATGCCCCCAAAGACCTGGTTATCAGCATCTCCCACACCGATGAGCCAG cTCTGGAGCCTGAGGGAGAGAGCCCACACCTGGAAGTCCAGAAAGGCCAGTCCCTGCGGCTGCTCTGTACCGCGGACAGTTTGCCGCTGGCCACACTGAGCTGGACTCTGCAGGACAGAGTCCTCTCTTGGTCCCACCCCTTGGGCTCCACAGCTCTGGAGCTGGCGCTGCCCAGGGTGAAAGCCGAGGATGCGGGTCGCTATACCTGCCGGGCTGAGAACAGGCTTGGCTTCCTGAGCCGCAGCCTGGACCTCTCAGTGCAGT ATGCCCCGGAGAACCTGAAAGTGATGGTCTTGAAAGCAAACCGCACAG CCCTGGAAAACTTGGAGAGTGGTGCATCTCTTCAGGTCCTGGAGGGCCAAAGCCTGCGTCTCCTCTGTGTCGCTCACAGCAACCCCCCCGCCCGGTTGAGCTGGGCCCGACAGGGACGGACTGTGAGCCCCTCCCAGCCCTCAGATCCCGGGGTCCTGGAGCTGCCTCAGATACAAACAGAGCAGGAAGGGGAGTTCACCTGCCGGGCTCAGAACCTGCTAGGCTCCCAAAATATCTCCCTGAGCCTCTCCGTGGTCT CCCCCCCGCAGCTGCTAGGCCCCTCCTGCTCCCAGGAGGACGAGGGTCTGCGCTGCAGCTGCTCCTCCCGAGCCCGGCCGGCCCCCTCCCTGCGCTGGCGGCTCGGGGAGGGCCTGCTGGAGGGGGAGCTCAGCAACGCCTCCTTTGAGGTCGCCTCCAGCTCTGCGGGGCCCTGGGCCAACAGTTCGCTGAGCCTCCGCGAGGGGCTCAGCTCCGGCCTCAGACTCAGCTGCGAGGCCCTGAACGGCCACGGGGCCCAGAGCGGGTCTGTCCTGCTGCTGCCAG ATGAGAAGGGACTCGCCTCCGGGGCCTTCTCCAGCGGAATCTCTCTAGGGACTGGCGTCAccactctcctcttcctctgcttcATCCTGATCTT AGTGAGGACTCTGAGGAAGAAACGGACCCAGGGAGAG GCTCCGCGGTCCAGGTTCTCACGCAGGAGCACGATCCTGGATTACATCAACGTGATCCCTAAGGCCGGCCCCCTGGTGAGT AAACAGAAAGCCAAACCAAGCAGTccttcccagcctcctcctccagaTGGTCACTCCACAGAAGCCAGAAAGAACCAAAAGGAGCTCCATCTCGTCTCCCACAACTGTCCAGGACCCAAGTCATCCCCACAAGCCTCAGAAGCAGAGAACAACCAAGAGGAGCTCCATTACGCTGTCCTCAACTTCCCAGGCCTCAGACCATGGGAGACCCAGAGACCTGAGGGCACGCACCCAGAGTACGCTGAAATCCAGTTCCACTGA
- the SIGLEC10 gene encoding sialic acid-binding Ig-like lectin 10 isoform X1 translates to MFLPLFLAMLWGGSQALDSFKLQVQEFVMVQEGLCVVVPCSVFYPSRGWSPTTPAYGFWFRDKTPKPSLPVATNKPGQEVDTDTQGRFQLLGDPSQSCSLLIREAHLEDSALYFFRFERGDYVKYNFMEYKFYLEVTALTLKPEIYAPEILQPGHEVTLFCTFNWIFDECPVPTLSWIGNTVSPNEASPRPSYFSELTFTPRPQDHNTELTCRVDFSGEGVSAENTVRLSVAYAPKDLVISISHTDEPALEPEGESPHLEVQKGQSLRLLCTADSLPLATLSWTLQDRVLSWSHPLGSTALELALPRVKAEDAGRYTCRAENRLGFLSRSLDLSVQYAPENLKVMVLKANRTALENLESGASLQVLEGQSLRLLCVAHSNPPARLSWARQGRTVSPSQPSDPGVLELPQIQTEQEGEFTCRAQNLLGSQNISLSLSVVSPPQLLGPSCSQEDEGLRCSCSSRARPAPSLRWRLGEGLLEGELSNASFEVASSSAGPWANSSLSLREGLSSGLRLSCEALNGHGAQSGSVLLLPDEKGLASGAFSSGISLGTGVTTLLFLCFILILVRTLRKKRTQGEAPRSRFSRRSTILDYINVIPKAGPLVSKQKAKPSSPSQPPPPDGHSTEARKNQKELHLVSHNCPGPKSSPQASEAENNQEELHYAVLNFPGLRPWETQRPEGTHPEYAEIQFH, encoded by the exons ATGTTCCTGCCACTGTTCTTGGCCATGCTGTGGGGCG GGTCTCAGGCTCTGGACTCATTCAAGCTGCAGGTGCAGGAGTTTGTGATGGTGCAAGAAGGCCTGTGCGTGGTCGTGCCCTGCTCTGTCTTCTACCCCTCCAGAGGATGGAGTCCCACCACCCCAGCTTACGGCTTCTGGTTCAGAGACAAGACCCCCAAGCCTAGTCTGCCAGTGGCCACCAACAAGCCAGGTCAGGAAGTGGACACAGACACCCAGGGCCGATTCCAGCTCCTCGGTGATCCCAGTCAGAGCTGCTCCTTGCTCATCAGAGAGGCACACCTGGAGGACAGCGCACTGTACTTCTTCCGGTTCGAGAGAGGCGATTATGTGAAATATAATTTCATGGAATACAAGTTCTATCTGGAGGTGACAG CCCTGACACTGAAGCCGGAGATCTACGCCCCTGAGATCTTGCAGCCCGGGCACGAGGTGACGCTCTTCTGTACGTTTAACTGGATCTTTGACGAATGTCCGGTCCCTACTCTCTCTTGGATCGGGAACACCGTCTCCCCCAACGAGGCCAGCCCGAGACCTTCCTACTTCTCAGAGCTCACCTTCACACCCAGACCCCAGGACCACAACACTGAGCTCACCTGCAGAGTGGACTtctctggagagggtgtgagcgCGGAGAACACCGTCCGGCTTAGCGTGGCCT ATGCCCCCAAAGACCTGGTTATCAGCATCTCCCACACCGATGAGCCAG cTCTGGAGCCTGAGGGAGAGAGCCCACACCTGGAAGTCCAGAAAGGCCAGTCCCTGCGGCTGCTCTGTACCGCGGACAGTTTGCCGCTGGCCACACTGAGCTGGACTCTGCAGGACAGAGTCCTCTCTTGGTCCCACCCCTTGGGCTCCACAGCTCTGGAGCTGGCGCTGCCCAGGGTGAAAGCCGAGGATGCGGGTCGCTATACCTGCCGGGCTGAGAACAGGCTTGGCTTCCTGAGCCGCAGCCTGGACCTCTCAGTGCAGT ATGCCCCGGAGAACCTGAAAGTGATGGTCTTGAAAGCAAACCGCACAG CCCTGGAAAACTTGGAGAGTGGTGCATCTCTTCAGGTCCTGGAGGGCCAAAGCCTGCGTCTCCTCTGTGTCGCTCACAGCAACCCCCCCGCCCGGTTGAGCTGGGCCCGACAGGGACGGACTGTGAGCCCCTCCCAGCCCTCAGATCCCGGGGTCCTGGAGCTGCCTCAGATACAAACAGAGCAGGAAGGGGAGTTCACCTGCCGGGCTCAGAACCTGCTAGGCTCCCAAAATATCTCCCTGAGCCTCTCCGTGGTCT CCCCCCCGCAGCTGCTAGGCCCCTCCTGCTCCCAGGAGGACGAGGGTCTGCGCTGCAGCTGCTCCTCCCGAGCCCGGCCGGCCCCCTCCCTGCGCTGGCGGCTCGGGGAGGGCCTGCTGGAGGGGGAGCTCAGCAACGCCTCCTTTGAGGTCGCCTCCAGCTCTGCGGGGCCCTGGGCCAACAGTTCGCTGAGCCTCCGCGAGGGGCTCAGCTCCGGCCTCAGACTCAGCTGCGAGGCCCTGAACGGCCACGGGGCCCAGAGCGGGTCTGTCCTGCTGCTGCCAG ATGAGAAGGGACTCGCCTCCGGGGCCTTCTCCAGCGGAATCTCTCTAGGGACTGGCGTCAccactctcctcttcctctgcttcATCCTGATCTT AGTGAGGACTCTGAGGAAGAAACGGACCCAGGGAGAG GCTCCGCGGTCCAGGTTCTCACGCAGGAGCACGATCCTGGATTACATCAACGTGATCCCTAAGGCCGGCCCCCTGGTGAGT AAACAGAAAGCCAAACCAAGCAGTccttcccagcctcctcctccagaTGGTCACTCCACAGAAGCCAGAAAGAACCAAAAGGAGCTCCATCTCGTCTCCCACAACTGTCCAGGACCCAAGTCATCCCCACAAGCCTCAGAAGCAGAGAACAACCAAGAGGAGCTCCATTACGCTGTCCTCAACTTCCCAGGCCTCAGACCATGGGAGACCCAGAGACCTGAGGGCACGCACCCAGAGTACGCTGAAATCCAGTTCCACTGA
- the SIGLEC10 gene encoding sialic acid-binding Ig-like lectin 10 isoform X4, whose amino-acid sequence MFLPLFLAMLWGGSQALDSFKLQVQEFVMVQEGLCVVVPCSVFYPSRGWSPTTPAYGFWFRDKTPKPSLPVATNKPGQEVDTDTQGRFQLLGDPSQSCSLLIREAHLEDSALYFFRFERGDYVKYNFMEYKFYLEVTGTSPRPSYFSELTFTPRPQDHNTELTCRVDFSGEGVSAENTVRLSVAYAPKDLVISISHTDEPALEPEGESPHLEVQKGQSLRLLCTADSLPLATLSWTLQDRVLSWSHPLGSTALELALPRVKAEDAGRYTCRAENRLGFLSRSLDLSVQYAPENLKVMVLKANRTALENLESGASLQVLEGQSLRLLCVAHSNPPARLSWARQGRTVSPSQPSDPGVLELPQIQTEQEGEFTCRAQNLLGSQNISLSLSVVYEKGLASGAFSSGISLGTGVTTLLFLCFILILVRTLRKKRTQGEAPRSRFSRRSTILDYINVIPKAGPLVSKQKAKPSSPSQPPPPDGHSTEARKNQKELHLVSHNCPGPKSSPQASEAENNQEELHYAVLNFPGLRPWETQRPEGTHPEYAEIQFH is encoded by the exons ATGTTCCTGCCACTGTTCTTGGCCATGCTGTGGGGCG GGTCTCAGGCTCTGGACTCATTCAAGCTGCAGGTGCAGGAGTTTGTGATGGTGCAAGAAGGCCTGTGCGTGGTCGTGCCCTGCTCTGTCTTCTACCCCTCCAGAGGATGGAGTCCCACCACCCCAGCTTACGGCTTCTGGTTCAGAGACAAGACCCCCAAGCCTAGTCTGCCAGTGGCCACCAACAAGCCAGGTCAGGAAGTGGACACAGACACCCAGGGCCGATTCCAGCTCCTCGGTGATCCCAGTCAGAGCTGCTCCTTGCTCATCAGAGAGGCACACCTGGAGGACAGCGCACTGTACTTCTTCCGGTTCGAGAGAGGCGATTATGTGAAATATAATTTCATGGAATACAAGTTCTATCTGGAGGTGACAGGTA CCAGCCCGAGACCTTCCTACTTCTCAGAGCTCACCTTCACACCCAGACCCCAGGACCACAACACTGAGCTCACCTGCAGAGTGGACTtctctggagagggtgtgagcgCGGAGAACACCGTCCGGCTTAGCGTGGCCT ATGCCCCCAAAGACCTGGTTATCAGCATCTCCCACACCGATGAGCCAG cTCTGGAGCCTGAGGGAGAGAGCCCACACCTGGAAGTCCAGAAAGGCCAGTCCCTGCGGCTGCTCTGTACCGCGGACAGTTTGCCGCTGGCCACACTGAGCTGGACTCTGCAGGACAGAGTCCTCTCTTGGTCCCACCCCTTGGGCTCCACAGCTCTGGAGCTGGCGCTGCCCAGGGTGAAAGCCGAGGATGCGGGTCGCTATACCTGCCGGGCTGAGAACAGGCTTGGCTTCCTGAGCCGCAGCCTGGACCTCTCAGTGCAGT ATGCCCCGGAGAACCTGAAAGTGATGGTCTTGAAAGCAAACCGCACAG CCCTGGAAAACTTGGAGAGTGGTGCATCTCTTCAGGTCCTGGAGGGCCAAAGCCTGCGTCTCCTCTGTGTCGCTCACAGCAACCCCCCCGCCCGGTTGAGCTGGGCCCGACAGGGACGGACTGTGAGCCCCTCCCAGCCCTCAGATCCCGGGGTCCTGGAGCTGCCTCAGATACAAACAGAGCAGGAAGGGGAGTTCACCTGCCGGGCTCAGAACCTGCTAGGCTCCCAAAATATCTCCCTGAGCCTCTCCGTGGTCT ATGAGAAGGGACTCGCCTCCGGGGCCTTCTCCAGCGGAATCTCTCTAGGGACTGGCGTCAccactctcctcttcctctgcttcATCCTGATCTT AGTGAGGACTCTGAGGAAGAAACGGACCCAGGGAGAG GCTCCGCGGTCCAGGTTCTCACGCAGGAGCACGATCCTGGATTACATCAACGTGATCCCTAAGGCCGGCCCCCTGGTGAGT AAACAGAAAGCCAAACCAAGCAGTccttcccagcctcctcctccagaTGGTCACTCCACAGAAGCCAGAAAGAACCAAAAGGAGCTCCATCTCGTCTCCCACAACTGTCCAGGACCCAAGTCATCCCCACAAGCCTCAGAAGCAGAGAACAACCAAGAGGAGCTCCATTACGCTGTCCTCAACTTCCCAGGCCTCAGACCATGGGAGACCCAGAGACCTGAGGGCACGCACCCAGAGTACGCTGAAATCCAGTTCCACTGA